A genomic segment from Desulfurella amilsii encodes:
- the ilvC gene encoding ketol-acid reductoisomerase → MLNVYYDKDADLSLIKSKKVAIIGYGSQGYAHSHNLKDSGCDVVVGLKQGSKSWQKAVNNGHKVLPTAEACKWADVIMILTPDETQSQLYKSEIEANLKEGNYLAFAHGFNIHYGQIIPPSNINVMMIAPKGPGHLVRREYEKGMGVPMLISAYQDYSGNTLAMSLSYACANGGGRAGVIQTTFKDETETDLFGEQAVLCGGLTALVKAGFETLVEAGYPPEMAYFETFHEMKLIVDLMYEGGISDMRYSISNTAKYGDVTRGPIVVDENTKQRMKNILKQIQDGSFAKEWILENQCNRPVFNALLKKDENHEIEIVGKKLRAMMPWIAAQKSVNRDKN, encoded by the coding sequence ATGTTAAACGTTTATTACGACAAAGATGCGGATTTATCTTTAATAAAATCCAAAAAAGTTGCTATTATAGGTTATGGATCGCAAGGTTATGCTCACTCTCATAACCTAAAGGACTCTGGTTGCGATGTGGTTGTAGGGTTAAAACAAGGCTCAAAAAGCTGGCAAAAGGCTGTAAATAATGGTCATAAAGTATTGCCAACAGCTGAGGCTTGCAAGTGGGCAGATGTTATTATGATATTAACGCCAGATGAAACTCAAAGCCAGTTATATAAAAGCGAAATTGAGGCAAACTTAAAAGAAGGCAACTATCTTGCGTTTGCTCATGGTTTTAATATCCATTACGGTCAAATTATACCACCAAGTAATATCAATGTCATGATGATTGCACCAAAGGGTCCTGGTCATTTGGTTAGAAGGGAGTACGAAAAAGGCATGGGTGTACCAATGCTTATTTCTGCTTATCAAGATTACTCTGGCAACACGCTTGCAATGTCACTGTCTTATGCTTGCGCAAATGGTGGCGGACGAGCTGGTGTTATACAAACAACCTTTAAAGATGAAACAGAAACGGATCTTTTTGGCGAGCAAGCAGTTCTTTGCGGTGGCTTAACCGCGCTTGTTAAAGCAGGTTTTGAAACCCTAGTTGAAGCTGGATATCCTCCAGAAATGGCTTATTTTGAAACCTTCCATGAAATGAAACTAATCGTTGATTTGATGTATGAAGGTGGCATCTCAGACATGAGGTATTCGATATCAAATACGGCAAAATACGGAGATGTTACAAGAGGGCCAATTGTAGTAGATGAGAATACAAAACAAAGAATGAAAAATATATTAAAACAGATTCAGGATGGCAGTTTTGCAAAAGAATGGATACTGGAAAACCAGTGTAATAGGCCAGTTTTTAATGCACTTCTCAAAAAAGATGAAAATCACGAAATAGAAATAGTAGGCAAAAAACTAAGAGCAATGATGCCCTGGATTGCAGCACAAAAATCCGTTAACAGAGACAAAAATTAA
- a CDS encoding phosphatidylserine decarboxylase family protein codes for MKTTKKDTIAKEGYPFIASFALTSLLTKNKLLKVTLIAASAFSTYFFRNPKRHIYYEENMVLSPADGTVVEIGKAYERFFFKSEANKVSIFMSVFNVHINLAPFKGACLDKIYNKGLFVSANKPKASLENEQCALLLENEKGQKIVVVQIAGIIARRIVTYTKPQDKVEAGDIIGLIRFGSRLDIYSQQELNLAVHLHQKIKGGDLIGYL; via the coding sequence ATGAAAACGACAAAAAAAGATACAATCGCAAAAGAAGGCTATCCATTTATAGCCTCTTTTGCTCTTACCTCACTATTAACTAAAAACAAACTTTTAAAGGTAACACTGATCGCTGCTAGCGCATTTAGTACATACTTTTTTAGGAACCCAAAAAGGCACATCTACTACGAAGAAAACATGGTATTATCGCCTGCCGATGGTACTGTTGTTGAAATAGGCAAGGCATATGAAAGGTTTTTCTTTAAATCAGAAGCTAATAAAGTAAGCATCTTTATGTCAGTATTTAATGTGCATATCAATCTTGCTCCATTTAAAGGAGCCTGTCTGGATAAAATTTACAATAAAGGTTTATTTGTTAGCGCAAATAAACCAAAAGCTTCACTTGAAAATGAACAATGCGCCCTGCTTCTTGAAAATGAAAAGGGTCAAAAAATTGTTGTAGTGCAAATTGCTGGAATTATAGCAAGAAGGATCGTAACATACACAAAACCGCAAGACAAAGTTGAAGCAGGCGATATCATAGGCCTAATACGATTTGGATCAAGGCTGGACATTTATAGTCAACAAGAATTAAATTTAGCAGTTCACCTACACCAAAAAATAAAAGGTGGGGATTTAATAGGTTATCTATGA
- the pssA gene encoding CDP-diacylglycerol--serine O-phosphatidyltransferase yields MKQKNALYILPNLFTTANMLSGFYSIIKSYQGDYLSAAWLLVLAVLFDNLDGKIARLTHCESKFGVEYDSLSDLVSFGVAPAFLMYTFALSDMGRIGIIAASLFLLTGALRLARFNVITTKTIDFVGLPIPGGAIIISSIIMSILHFNIDYKAYKVFFLVSVYVISFLMVSTIKYRSFKKVKLEGKISIRFFVLILLILSLVIYKPYVFVPLIGITYALSGPIELIIKLFKKRRFNHELQDSKNI; encoded by the coding sequence ATGAAACAAAAAAATGCACTTTACATTTTACCAAACCTGTTTACAACAGCCAATATGCTCTCTGGCTTCTACAGCATAATAAAGTCATATCAAGGTGACTACTTGAGTGCTGCCTGGCTTTTGGTACTGGCTGTATTGTTTGACAATTTAGACGGCAAAATCGCAAGGCTTACGCATTGCGAGAGTAAGTTTGGCGTTGAGTATGACTCATTGTCTGATCTTGTAAGTTTCGGCGTTGCCCCAGCGTTTTTGATGTACACTTTTGCTTTAAGCGACATGGGTCGCATAGGTATTATCGCTGCATCGCTATTTTTACTAACAGGTGCACTGCGTCTTGCACGCTTCAATGTGATTACGACAAAAACAATTGATTTTGTGGGTTTGCCTATACCAGGTGGAGCCATTATAATTTCAAGCATCATAATGTCTATTTTGCATTTTAATATTGATTACAAGGCTTACAAAGTATTCTTTCTCGTAAGTGTTTATGTTATCTCATTTTTGATGGTTAGTACAATAAAGTATAGAAGCTTTAAAAAAGTTAAATTAGAAGGTAAAATTTCTATTAGGTTTTTTGTTCTTATACTGCTCATTTTGTCCCTTGTAATCTATAAGCCTTATGTTTTTGTACCGTTAATCGGTATAACGTATGCGCTATCAGGACCAATAGAGTTAATAATAAAATTATTTAAAAAGAGGAGGTTTAACCATGAGCTCCAGGATAGTAAAAATATTTGA
- a CDS encoding 2-isopropylmalate synthase, whose product MSSRIVKIFDTTLRDGEQSPGASLNIEEKIAIAKQLEKLGVDVIEAGFAAASPGDFEAINTIAKTIKNSTIASLSRTVKPDIEKALEAIKPASRKRLHTFIATSPIHVEKKLKMSYEAVLEAAVEAVKYARNGCEEVEFSAEDATRSDWDYLCKVVESVINAGASVVNLPDTVGYTTPVEYADLIKYIKNNVPNIDKAEISVHCHNDLGMAVANSLSAVLAGADQIECTINGIGERAGNASLEEIVMAIKIRNDIYKVSTNINTKEIYRASRLVSKLTGIDIQRNKAIVGKNAFAHEAGIHQDGVIKEKSTYEIMKPEDVGIDSSSLVLGKHSGKHGLEKRLIELGYQLTKEQIEDIFEKFKVLADKKKEVYDEDLHALVEDKIKFSPSLYEIVSLQVSSGTNITPTATIKLSKNGEIFEDAALGDGPVDAVYKALERITFVKGQLKFYEIKSITESREALGEAIVKVYFANIDKNILGRGVATDVIEASAKAYLDAINKALMYI is encoded by the coding sequence ATGAGCTCCAGGATAGTAAAAATATTTGACACAACACTAAGAGATGGCGAACAATCACCAGGTGCAAGTTTAAATATTGAGGAAAAAATCGCAATTGCAAAACAGCTTGAAAAATTAGGCGTTGATGTTATTGAAGCAGGATTCGCTGCAGCAAGCCCAGGGGATTTTGAAGCAATAAATACTATAGCAAAAACAATCAAAAACTCTACCATAGCTTCGCTTTCTCGAACAGTAAAGCCAGACATCGAAAAAGCGCTTGAAGCAATAAAACCAGCATCTCGCAAAAGACTACATACATTCATTGCAACAAGCCCCATACATGTAGAAAAGAAACTCAAAATGAGCTATGAGGCCGTATTGGAAGCAGCGGTAGAAGCTGTAAAATATGCAAGAAACGGATGTGAAGAAGTAGAGTTTTCGGCAGAAGATGCTACGCGCTCAGATTGGGATTATCTTTGCAAAGTGGTTGAAAGTGTCATTAATGCGGGCGCAAGCGTTGTTAATCTGCCAGATACAGTAGGATACACCACACCTGTAGAATATGCGGATCTTATAAAATACATAAAAAACAATGTGCCAAATATTGATAAAGCCGAAATTTCTGTACATTGCCACAATGATTTGGGCATGGCTGTTGCAAACTCCTTGTCTGCAGTGTTAGCTGGAGCAGACCAAATAGAGTGTACAATAAATGGCATAGGCGAACGTGCAGGTAATGCTTCATTGGAAGAAATCGTAATGGCTATTAAAATTAGAAACGATATATACAAAGTATCAACAAACATCAACACAAAAGAAATCTATCGCGCAAGTAGACTGGTAAGCAAACTAACGGGCATTGACATACAGCGCAACAAAGCCATAGTAGGCAAAAATGCCTTTGCGCATGAAGCAGGTATACATCAAGACGGCGTAATCAAAGAGAAAAGTACATACGAGATAATGAAGCCAGAAGATGTAGGTATTGACTCAAGCTCTTTAGTGCTTGGAAAACACTCTGGTAAACACGGCTTAGAAAAGAGGCTAATTGAGTTAGGCTATCAGTTAACCAAAGAACAAATAGAAGATATATTTGAAAAATTTAAAGTCCTTGCCGATAAGAAGAAAGAAGTATACGATGAAGACCTACATGCCCTTGTTGAAGATAAAATCAAATTCAGTCCATCTTTATACGAAATCGTAAGTCTGCAGGTTAGCTCTGGGACAAATATCACACCCACTGCTACTATAAAGCTCTCTAAAAATGGTGAGATTTTTGAAGATGCTGCATTAGGCGATGGGCCAGTAGATGCAGTTTACAAGGCACTGGAGCGCATTACATTCGTAAAAGGACAGCTAAAGTTTTATGAAATCAAATCCATAACAGAAAGCAGAGAAGCTTTAGGAGAAGCAATCGTAAAAGTGTACTTCGCCAACATTGACAAAAATATACTAGGCAGAGGCGTTGCTACGGATGTTATAGAAGCAAGCGCAAAAGCTTACTTGGATGCTATCAATAAAGCATTGATGTATATATAA
- a CDS encoding DNA integrity scanning protein DisA nucleotide-binding domain protein produces the protein MTSISEQILNNALNIIESDKSINLLVYYSDIKKLDIDDFIKKDIKKIIVFKRAEIEEENHDKLENFNNMPSIIVPNIIFTRTNKLKVAIVMALAVNILSKDSKLIALTGLNNIDSMIYLEIEKEKELLLFRENIDFGEIIRPEVFEKVLRIALELANQGREGKSVGALFVLGDIENIKPYIKQMIFNPFKGYDQKERNIMLANLDDTVKEYSVLDGAFLISGDGTLESAGVHIAASADTADLPKGLGSRHMAAAAITSVSNAMSIVVSESTGDVSVFKNGKLVTQIEKAI, from the coding sequence ATGACATCAATAAGCGAACAAATCCTAAATAATGCACTAAATATAATTGAGTCAGATAAAAGTATAAACTTGCTTGTATACTACAGTGATATAAAAAAGCTAGATATAGATGATTTTATAAAAAAAGATATAAAAAAAATAATCGTTTTTAAACGAGCAGAAATTGAAGAAGAAAATCACGACAAGTTGGAAAATTTTAATAACATGCCAAGTATTATTGTACCAAATATAATTTTTACACGAACAAATAAACTCAAAGTAGCAATAGTTATGGCTCTTGCGGTAAACATTTTATCTAAAGATTCAAAGCTAATAGCACTAACCGGTTTAAACAACATCGACAGCATGATATACCTAGAAATTGAAAAAGAAAAAGAACTGTTGCTATTTAGAGAAAATATAGATTTTGGTGAAATCATAAGGCCTGAAGTGTTTGAAAAAGTTCTTCGCATTGCGCTTGAGTTAGCTAACCAAGGCAGAGAAGGAAAATCGGTTGGTGCTTTGTTTGTTTTAGGAGATATTGAAAATATAAAACCATATATTAAACAAATGATTTTTAATCCTTTTAAGGGATATGACCAAAAAGAAAGAAACATTATGTTAGCAAACCTTGATGATACCGTAAAAGAATACAGCGTACTTGATGGTGCTTTTTTAATCAGCGGGGATGGTACACTAGAATCAGCAGGTGTGCATATTGCAGCCTCAGCCGATACTGCAGATTTACCCAAAGGTTTGGGCTCAAGACATATGGCAGCAGCTGCTATTACAAGCGTCTCAAATGCTATGAGCATAGTTGTCTCAGAATCCACAGGTGATGTTAGCGTTTTCAAAAATGGTAAACTCGTCACCCAGATAGAAAAAGCAATTTAA
- the folD gene encoding bifunctional methylenetetrahydrofolate dehydrogenase/methenyltetrahydrofolate cyclohydrolase FolD: MEILDGKTLANKIKAQAKIEIEQLKSKGIISGLAVILVGNNPASQVYVNMKTKACEEVGIYSINHRMPEEVNEKDLLYVIDMLNKNPLVNAILVQLPLPKKIDEEKVIEAIDPRKDVDGFHPYNMGKLSRGQPFIFPCTPYGIIKLFKEYKIELKGKDVCVVGAGNITGKPMSYMLLNENATVQICHIYTKNLKEKTKAADIIISATGKAHLIKEDMVKEGAIVVDVGIAKVNDKIIGDVDFENVSKIASFITPVPGGVGPMTIAMLISNTVFLSKQQNNII, encoded by the coding sequence ATGGAAATATTAGATGGTAAAACGCTTGCAAATAAAATCAAAGCTCAAGCAAAAATAGAGATTGAACAATTAAAATCCAAAGGAATTATATCAGGTTTGGCAGTAATATTAGTTGGCAATAACCCAGCAAGCCAAGTATATGTAAACATGAAAACAAAAGCCTGCGAAGAAGTAGGCATATATTCAATAAACCACAGAATGCCAGAAGAAGTTAACGAAAAAGATTTGCTTTACGTGATAGACATGTTAAACAAAAATCCTTTAGTTAATGCAATTTTGGTGCAATTGCCGCTACCTAAAAAAATAGACGAAGAAAAAGTTATTGAGGCAATTGATCCTAGAAAAGACGTAGATGGCTTCCATCCATATAATATGGGTAAACTATCAAGAGGCCAGCCTTTTATATTCCCATGCACACCATACGGCATAATTAAGCTTTTTAAAGAATACAAGATCGAACTAAAAGGCAAAGATGTCTGTGTAGTAGGTGCGGGCAACATTACGGGAAAACCAATGTCTTATATGCTGCTTAATGAAAATGCCACTGTACAAATCTGTCACATATACACAAAAAACCTTAAAGAAAAAACAAAAGCCGCAGATATTATAATTAGCGCCACAGGAAAAGCCCACCTTATCAAAGAAGATATGGTTAAAGAGGGGGCAATTGTAGTGGATGTTGGCATTGCAAAAGTCAACGATAAAATTATAGGTGATGTAGATTTCGAAAATGTATCAAAAATTGCAAGTTTTATTACACCTGTTCCAGGCGGCGTAGGTCCTATGACAATTGCTATGCTTATAAGCAATACTGTATTTTTATCAAAACAGCAAAACAATATTATCTAA
- a CDS encoding DUF805 domain-containing protein, with product MYNMEEKNESVAQEEKNLYKSNNPLKFWWFVVKRSLDFKTRSPRKEFWMFYLGNIIVFVILLTLLTLVLHALKVAEYTELIAVYSTFVMIWRIVLLLPTLSLQTRRFHDVNKSGWLTVLFFACTFSLGFISSAFEHNYIKGENFTVLVLIALLCLAIDIWLFIVLGFVKGTNDSNKYGPRTL from the coding sequence ATGTATAATATGGAAGAAAAAAATGAGTCAGTAGCTCAAGAAGAAAAAAACTTATACAAATCTAATAATCCGTTAAAGTTTTGGTGGTTTGTTGTAAAGCGCTCTTTAGATTTTAAAACCCGATCTCCAAGGAAAGAATTTTGGATGTTTTATCTTGGCAATATAATTGTTTTTGTTATTTTACTAACTTTGCTTACGCTTGTCTTGCATGCTTTGAAAGTTGCAGAATACACAGAGCTTATTGCAGTATACTCAACATTTGTAATGATTTGGAGAATTGTTTTGCTTTTGCCAACACTTTCATTGCAAACAAGGAGGTTTCATGATGTAAACAAAAGTGGTTGGTTAACAGTTTTGTTTTTTGCATGTACTTTCTCTTTAGGCTTTATTTCTAGCGCTTTTGAACATAATTATATAAAAGGAGAAAATTTTACAGTCTTAGTATTAATAGCTCTATTATGCCTTGCCATAGATATTTGGCTTTTTATAGTGTTGGGTTTTGTAAAAGGCACAAATGATAGTAATAAATATGGACCCCGCACTCTTTGA
- a CDS encoding nicotinamide-nucleotide amidohydrolase family protein: MNIGILITGTEFATGTKQDTNSTMFAKMAFEHGLDVVFIHICKDDEIDITKNVQFALEFCDILVVSGGLGPTFDDVTREALSTALDEPLVYDEDWLDFLKKDYKSRNVELTQMRKRMALRLSNSKPIPNKFGKAIGFFYEKNNKIVIALPGIPQEAKSMLNYALNALGHRDKIREVKLFRTFGIKESDVSNLVKDYKGTFINVSACGVDVYVQDAVSDQIKSILGKYIYSDDNLEMEEVLGKLLREKKLTIATAESSTGGLIVSRLVNVAGSSDYCLGSVVSYSNQAKMDILGVKQQTLELYGAVSEQTAKEMLLGAKKLTNADIVLCDTGIAGPGGGSEEKPIGLHYIGIMFKNEVKIFKEIYQGERNYTRLYISQYALNLARLALLNDDELFA, translated from the coding sequence ATGAATATTGGTATTTTAATTACAGGCACGGAGTTTGCAACAGGTACAAAACAGGATACAAACTCTACAATGTTTGCAAAAATGGCGTTTGAGCATGGGCTTGATGTTGTTTTTATTCATATTTGTAAAGATGACGAGATAGATATTACCAAAAACGTGCAATTTGCGCTTGAGTTTTGCGATATATTGGTTGTAAGTGGCGGGCTTGGTCCTACATTTGATGATGTAACGCGCGAAGCTCTATCAACTGCTTTGGATGAGCCTTTAGTATATGATGAGGATTGGCTAGATTTTTTGAAAAAAGATTACAAATCGCGCAATGTTGAGCTAACACAAATGCGAAAAAGGATGGCACTAAGACTATCAAATTCAAAACCTATACCAAACAAATTCGGTAAAGCCATAGGTTTTTTTTATGAGAAAAACAATAAAATCGTCATTGCTTTGCCTGGTATACCACAAGAAGCTAAAAGTATGCTAAATTATGCTTTAAATGCTTTAGGTCATAGAGATAAGATTAGAGAAGTTAAGCTTTTTAGGACATTTGGTATCAAAGAAAGCGACGTTAGTAACCTCGTTAAAGACTATAAGGGTACGTTTATTAATGTTTCAGCTTGTGGCGTAGATGTATATGTTCAAGATGCAGTTTCAGATCAAATTAAGTCAATTTTAGGAAAATATATTTATTCAGACGATAATCTAGAAATGGAAGAGGTTTTGGGTAAACTATTAAGAGAAAAAAAACTAACAATCGCTACTGCAGAATCATCAACAGGAGGGCTTATAGTTTCTAGATTGGTAAATGTAGCTGGCTCATCTGATTATTGTTTGGGCTCTGTTGTAAGCTATTCAAATCAAGCAAAAATGGATATTTTAGGTGTAAAACAACAGACGCTTGAGTTGTATGGCGCCGTTAGCGAGCAAACAGCAAAAGAGATGCTTTTGGGCGCAAAAAAACTTACAAATGCTGATATTGTATTATGCGATACAGGCATAGCAGGCCCAGGGGGAGGCAGTGAAGAAAAACCCATAGGTTTGCATTATATTGGTATTATGTTTAAAAATGAAGTAAAGATTTTCAAAGAGATATACCAGGGTGAGCGCAATTATACACGACTCTATATTTCTCAATATGCACTAAATTTAGCCAGGTTGGCACTTTTAAATGATGATGAATTATTTGCTTAA
- a CDS encoding MFS transporter, with the protein MIGVLAQTFSSLKYKNFRIFWFGQIVSSIGTWMQIVGQAWLVLKLTNSPFLLGLVVAFQYIPILFFSIIAGDIVDRVKKRYIVIATQSSMALLSLILAILTNLDVITYTEILILTTLMGFAQTFDVPARQSFMIDLVGKQDLSNAIALNSTIFNLARIVGPAIAGIMIAKIGIKATFYANAVSFVPLVLGLFFIDINGDPSKKKSSLKDSLKELLEYIKANKVLLDIVVLLTILSIFAMNFSVLVPLLAKYTLKQNSIGFGMLMTYMGLGSFFGAMLIAYLSKKVSYLKLMIINAFGLNVFQILMALSKNYTQASISIFAAGFCLIGYIILSNTTMQLSSTNELRGRIMSIYSLVFLGVTPFGSIFSGVVANYVGIRFAVFSGSIIGLLVCLFYLKRFILHIKEAKL; encoded by the coding sequence ATTATTGGGGTTTTAGCGCAAACTTTTTCTTCTCTAAAGTATAAAAATTTCAGAATATTTTGGTTTGGCCAGATTGTATCGTCAATTGGCACATGGATGCAAATTGTAGGACAGGCCTGGCTTGTTTTGAAATTAACAAACTCACCATTTTTGCTGGGACTTGTCGTTGCTTTTCAGTATATACCGATACTATTTTTTTCTATTATAGCAGGTGATATTGTAGATAGGGTAAAAAAACGCTACATTGTAATAGCAACACAAAGCTCAATGGCACTGCTTTCTCTAATTTTAGCAATACTTACAAATCTTGATGTTATAACTTACACTGAAATTTTGATATTAACCACACTTATGGGTTTTGCTCAAACATTTGATGTGCCAGCAAGGCAGTCTTTTATGATAGACTTAGTTGGCAAGCAGGATCTATCAAACGCTATTGCGCTAAATTCAACCATATTTAACTTAGCACGCATTGTAGGTCCTGCCATTGCTGGCATTATGATAGCAAAAATTGGCATCAAAGCTACTTTTTATGCCAATGCAGTGAGTTTTGTGCCACTTGTTTTGGGGTTGTTTTTTATTGACATAAACGGAGATCCTTCTAAAAAGAAAAGTTCTCTAAAAGACAGTCTAAAAGAGTTGTTAGAGTACATAAAAGCAAATAAAGTCTTGCTTGATATTGTTGTTTTGTTGACGATTCTTTCAATATTTGCCATGAATTTTAGCGTTCTTGTGCCACTTTTGGCTAAATACACACTAAAGCAAAATTCCATTGGTTTTGGGATGCTTATGACGTATATGGGACTTGGCTCATTTTTTGGAGCTATGTTAATTGCTTATCTATCGAAAAAAGTATCATATTTAAAATTAATGATAATAAATGCATTTGGATTGAATGTTTTTCAAATTTTAATGGCACTATCTAAAAATTACACGCAAGCAAGTATATCAATATTTGCAGCCGGATTTTGTCTTATTGGGTATATTATATTATCTAATACTACGATGCAGCTGTCGTCAACAAATGAGCTAAGAGGGCGCATAATGAGCATCTATTCCCTCGTATTTCTTGGCGTTACACCTTTTGGTAGTATATTTAGTGGTGTAGTTGCAAATTATGTTGGTATAAGATTTGCAGTATTTAGCGGCTCAATTATTGGACTTTTAGTTTGTTTGTTCTATTTGAAGCGATTTATTTTGCATATAAAGGAGGCTAAATTATGA
- a CDS encoding tetratricopeptide repeat protein produces MSKLYDALKRLEQSKRPPSANNFNKKPNKKNIKWFALFFVSILIGSLLIHISNLIGPSPTSPTQKNAHTIKISTLNKTNATNSTTLSNATVSTNSTQIVKTKIKNINLKLSPQNNQSNATIQSHSIAENSSNEGTNKRPLANSTKQEQLKSVLLYQQEKGEKLSNLALSINSSLESGDYYRAKLLLKQYLSIQEDSFALNDLAAIYIKEGKYAQAAKLLQKSIKQQQSVAAYINLIYCYKKLNELEKLDDILKTINPAIFSEKQKSIIYNIVHSK; encoded by the coding sequence ATGAGTAAACTCTACGATGCGCTGAAGCGATTAGAGCAATCAAAGAGGCCCCCTAGCGCCAATAACTTCAATAAAAAACCAAACAAGAAAAATATAAAATGGTTTGCGTTATTTTTTGTATCTATCTTGATTGGCAGTTTGCTCATACATATTTCAAATTTAATTGGCCCAAGCCCAACAAGCCCAACTCAAAAAAACGCGCATACAATAAAAATTTCCACACTAAACAAAACAAACGCTACAAACTCAACAACTCTCTCAAATGCAACTGTTTCAACAAACTCGACTCAAATTGTTAAAACAAAAATCAAAAATATCAATTTAAAACTAAGCCCACAAAATAATCAATCAAACGCTACAATTCAATCACACTCGATTGCTGAAAATTCAAGCAATGAAGGCACTAATAAACGGCCGCTTGCAAATTCTACCAAACAAGAGCAATTAAAAAGTGTTTTGCTCTATCAGCAAGAAAAGGGAGAAAAACTTTCTAATTTGGCACTTAGCATAAACAGTAGTCTTGAAAGTGGTGATTATTACAGAGCAAAATTGCTTCTTAAACAATATTTGTCCATTCAAGAAGACTCTTTTGCTTTAAATGACCTTGCAGCCATTTATATAAAAGAAGGTAAATACGCTCAGGCGGCAAAACTTTTGCAAAAATCGATAAAGCAACAGCAGTCTGTGGCTGCGTATATAAACCTCATATATTGTTACAAAAAGCTAAATGAACTAGAAAAGTTAGATGATATTCTAAAAACTATAAATCCTGCAATATTTAGCGAAAAGCAAAAGTCTATAATCTACAATATAGTTCATTCTAAGTAA